From the genome of uncultured Methanobacterium sp.:
AGTTCCCCAGTGAAAATAGCCTACATTCTGGGAGAACACCCCCGTGAATATCCAGCACATAAAGCAGTGTCTGAAATCGTGAAACAAGATTCCAGTTCTTTGAAATACTGTTACTATCTTTACTACATTAATGTTACCCAGTATGCATCTGATTTTTCTAAAGGAAGAATGAACGGGCAGTTACTCGCCAATGAATATGTGGTTCCGGATATTGCCCAGGGAAAGTTCGGTCTGGCCATCGATGTTCATGGAACTGATGGAGCTTATCCCAAAAAAGTTTTCATATTCACCCCTGCCCAGAAGGGGGCTTCTCTGGATATTGCCTATAACATTACCCAGAATGTTGCAGGTGTCCCATATTATACTGCCCCTAACCCCAGCAGTACCACTTATACCACCATACCTTTGATTAAAGGCGGAGTCCCAGCTATTGTTTACGAATCATTCACTGACCAACCATATAGCATGGTCAAAGAACAGAACAGGAAGTTTATTTCAGGTGTGGATAATCTCAATCTAGATGCAAATCCCTGTTATTAACCTTTGATGGGACAACCATCTATTTCGCCTCTGTCGCAACCTATAAATATTAAACACTTACAATGACTGCCTATTTATCAAGATATCTGTAATATCCAAAACTAATTGTTTTTTCATAGTACATTTTTTATAAATTCCCCTTTTTAAGTCTAATAATATAGTCTCTACCAAAGAAAATAATGAGAAGTATAAAAAGTCCAATATAATAAACGTATCTATATGATAAATATTCGTTGGTTCTAAATAAGAATATATACATTAATATTAATCCCCATAGTGCAATTACACTAAAAACTAGAATAAAATAGTTTTTATTAAAATGACCTTTGTTCCTGAATATTCCGTTATAATACAGAGTATTCCTGCCAACAAAAGAAAGGGATTAGGTAATACACCATTTAAGGGTAATAATCCCATAATTATAAAAATAAAACCTGCAATGATTATTATTGTACCAATTTTAATTCGACCATCCCCAACGAGCAATTTATTTAATAATATAATTATCTCTAGAATACCTCAAAAGAATTAATTTGAGTAAATAAATCTCTTGAGTGGTCTATTTTATTTCTTTGATGATTTTTTACCATATCTTCTGATTAACCATATTATTACCAACAAGATTACTAAAGTAACAAGTATACCTATGAATAATTGAGTTGATGAAACGGTAATTGTTGCGATTTCCGCACCTGCCATGATTTCTCACCTTCTTAACATCTAATTTAAAGAAACTGAATAATGATCTGTCATTAATAAAAATTCAGAAATATCCAGTACTGACCCTGCAATAACGTCGAAGATATCACAGAATTTTTCATATCTTTTAGCAATGATTTGACCAACCCACCGTAATTATTAATAATAATAGATTATTTTATAAACGTACACCATACCAGTTTCAGAATTGTACCAGCAAGGTATACTAATTTCTTCACTATTTTCATTAGGATTATAGTGTATTTCAGGTCCAGAATAAACTCCAGGGTTTATTGGATTATAACTACTATGTAAAACGTCTTTCCAGAAAATATCAACAACACCATTCATATCGATTGGAATCTCTGAAGGAGGATAAGCAAATGGGTTATATGATGGATTGGTCCCATTCCATGGTAATGGGGGCCAAGTAGGTGCTGGACAAGCAAAAACCGGTGGAAGTTCATCTGTGTGACCATCCTGCGGGCTTTCCTTCTCTAAAGTCGCCTGGACTACATATAATGGACTAGTTCCAATAAAGCCAAGATCTGTATCTTTAAGTACAAGTTGAAGAGTTTGAAGACCTGCATTTTTATTAAGGATGTCTGTGATATCCAAAGCTGGTTGTGTTCCTTCAACAGTTTTTCCCTTAGTTCCGGTAATGGTCAATATATTATCCGCTGTGATATCAGCAAGAAAATAACCATTACTTGAGATATAAACGTTTCCTTTTCCATTCCATATGAAATTTGCATTTCCCAGATCCCATGGGTTTGACACCTGCCAATGATAATATCTAAATCCATTCCATGTAATACAGCAAAGAGGAGTAGTTGATTTCTCCACGCTGAATAATTTCCCATATTCCGTTTACGTCCCCCAAATGCATATGTACCCCCATAGCAATTATTAATAGTATCAATATCTCTTACTATGCCTGTTTCAAAATCAACAACCATAAAATCATTAAATGTGGACTTTATTATAATAAAACCATTGTATTCAAAAGCTTCCACGTGTGTGCTATAATTAGAAGCTAAATAGAATAATTCCATCGCTACAGAACTAAAAGTCGAATTATATGCACTACTCATTACATCATATTCAATGAATGAAATGGGAGAAGATGTGGTAAAATTAAATAACCTTATATTCTCTATTGTGCCTATGACCGTCATGCCCATGCTATGATCACTTCTAACGTCTCATAAATTTGGTTTGGGTCTTCAGCAACAGAAACTATGACCGGATTGGGATGAAGATCCTGTAATTAATAATATTAATATTACTAATATTTAAATGTTTAATATTTATGTAAAATAAGGTGGGAGGACAACACATTTATAAAGAAAATCATCCAAAAATCCTAATAATACAAAGATTTTCAATACAAAAATCCATCATTATCCAATATGACTAAATTAGGAATGTATGTCAAAAACAATTACACACTAACCAAAAAATGTCGCTGTGTAATCAACACACATGGTGAATCTATGCCTAAACATATCACATCAGGATTGAAGTACCTGGCAGCAGTGAAACTCAGAGAACAGGGTTATTTCCAAAAAGATATTGCAGATAAGCTTGGAATGGACCGATCAACAGTTTCACACTATTTAAATGGTAGAAATTTATCCTGGAGCTCCATAGAAGTTGCTGAAACTATCAAAAATTGCTGTAACCGGGACTTCCTGTACATGACTTACTCTTTAACCGGAGACATTGATAACACACGGACCATTGTGGATATTCTCATTGAACAGGAATTTCAGGCCAAAGTGAAGGATACTTGTATTGGCTGCGGTGTGTGTGTGGATGCCTGTCTCATGAACAATATTTCAATCGTGGATTTAAAATGCAATAT
Proteins encoded in this window:
- a CDS encoding helix-turn-helix domain-containing protein, encoding MPKHITSGLKYLAAVKLREQGYFQKDIADKLGMDRSTVSHYLNGRNLSWSSIEVAETIKNCCNRDFLYMTYSLTGDIDNTRTIVDILIEQEFQAKVKDTCIGCGVCVDACLMNNISIVDLKCNINNEECCGCLECQLNCPTNSIKVLEVQNLNK